In a genomic window of Acidilobus saccharovorans 345-15:
- a CDS encoding ATP-dependent helicase: MALQDDEEVLSLLRPYVAAWFREKYGSFTDPQREAIPLIKQGRSVLISSPTGTGKTLAAFLAILDDLLAMGERGELEDKIYAVYVSPLRALDNDMYRNLVQPLGEIYEKAKSMGFQPPEVRVATRTSDTPANEKAKMLRRPPHILITTPESLAISLVAPKFRERLSTARWVIVDEIHELASSKRGSHLALTLERLEELVSEAQGRGLQRVGLSATISPLEEVARFLGGYYDDGTPRPVEIVDARFAKPFDIRVITPKVDLIHGDPEKINEEIYNTVAELSRTARTTLVFTNTRSATERVVFKLKKLMSSKGYVDMDEIEAHHSSLSREVRLDVEERLKRGELKLVVSSTSLELGIDIGYIDLVVLLSSPKSVSRLLQRVGRAGHHVSQVSRGVMVAVNRDDLIECTVLAKAAMERKIDNVRIPRNPLDVLAQHIVGMSIERPWKVEEAFRVIRRAYPFHALSWEDYMSVLRFLGGKSQGLEDEGVYSKIRLDEDLGEFGRKRSARMIYQLNAGTIPDEAKIKVISKGKSIGSLEEEFVEILEPGDIFVLGGKTYRFLRADGMKVYVEPAENERPTVPSWFSEMLPLAFDSALLVGEFRERVGELIAQGKLDEARRMLVEEYRLEPHAAEEVIQYVWEQLAYTGVVPGRRNILIEYFQGDEGEWSIAFHTLFGRRTNDALSRAYGAVLSDRLNVPVKVSVTDNAFMLTYEGREPDEGLIRYLLSSVRSDNLRQLLEGAVVRTEMMRRRFRHVAQRSFMILRRYRGHERSPERMQLSAQKLLDVMLEEMPGSPVIRETYREILEDYMDIQDAGRVLRWIEGGEVKVTVRGPLPYPSPFAHNLFIKEYSDVVLMEDKQRIMAYLHDRIMEYLRSKGKVLEEGVQQAQGEEAHT, from the coding sequence GTGGCGTTGCAGGACGACGAGGAAGTACTCTCGCTGCTGAGGCCCTACGTGGCCGCCTGGTTCAGGGAGAAGTACGGCTCCTTCACCGACCCGCAGAGGGAGGCCATACCGCTAATAAAGCAGGGGAGGAGCGTGCTGATATCGAGCCCCACTGGGACGGGCAAGACGCTCGCGGCCTTCCTTGCAATACTCGACGACCTCCTCGCCATGGGGGAGAGGGGGGAGCTGGAGGACAAGATATACGCGGTCTACGTCAGCCCCCTCAGGGCCCTGGACAACGACATGTACAGGAACCTGGTCCAGCCGCTGGGCGAGATATACGAGAAGGCAAAGTCCATGGGCTTCCAGCCCCCTGAGGTCAGGGTGGCCACCAGGACTAGCGACACGCCGGCCAACGAGAAGGCAAAGATGCTGAGGAGGCCCCCTCACATACTTATAACGACGCCCGAGAGCCTCGCCATAAGCCTCGTGGCCCCCAAGTTCAGGGAGAGGCTCTCGACCGCCAGGTGGGTCATAGTTGACGAGATACACGAGCTCGCCTCCAGCAAGAGGGGCTCGCACCTCGCCCTGACGCTGGAGAGGCTCGAGGAGCTGGTCAGCGAGGCCCAGGGAAGGGGGCTCCAGAGGGTAGGCCTCTCGGCAACCATATCGCCCCTCGAGGAGGTCGCCAGGTTCCTGGGCGGCTACTACGACGATGGGACGCCGAGGCCAGTGGAGATAGTGGACGCCAGGTTCGCCAAGCCCTTCGACATAAGGGTGATAACGCCTAAGGTGGACCTCATACACGGCGACCCGGAAAAGATAAACGAGGAAATATACAACACCGTGGCCGAGCTCTCGAGGACCGCCAGGACCACGCTGGTCTTCACAAACACCAGGAGCGCCACGGAGAGGGTGGTGTTCAAGCTCAAGAAGCTCATGTCCTCCAAGGGCTACGTTGACATGGATGAGATAGAGGCCCACCACAGCAGCCTCTCGAGGGAGGTGAGGCTCGACGTAGAGGAGAGGCTGAAGAGGGGCGAGCTCAAGCTGGTGGTGTCGAGCACCAGCCTAGAGCTCGGCATAGACATAGGCTACATAGACCTCGTGGTCCTCCTGAGCAGCCCGAAGAGCGTGAGCAGGCTCCTCCAGAGGGTTGGCAGGGCTGGGCACCACGTGAGCCAGGTGAGCAGGGGCGTCATGGTGGCTGTTAACAGGGACGACCTGATAGAGTGCACTGTGCTGGCCAAGGCAGCCATGGAGAGGAAGATAGACAACGTGAGGATACCAAGGAACCCGCTTGACGTGCTGGCCCAGCACATAGTTGGCATGTCAATAGAGAGGCCGTGGAAGGTGGAGGAGGCCTTCAGGGTGATAAGGAGGGCCTACCCGTTCCACGCGCTCAGCTGGGAGGACTACATGAGCGTCCTCCGCTTCCTCGGCGGCAAGAGCCAGGGGCTCGAGGACGAGGGGGTCTACTCAAAGATAAGGCTTGACGAGGACCTGGGGGAGTTCGGCAGGAAGAGGAGCGCCAGGATGATATACCAGCTCAACGCGGGCACGATACCGGACGAGGCCAAGATAAAGGTCATATCTAAGGGCAAGAGCATAGGCAGCCTGGAGGAGGAGTTCGTCGAGATACTTGAGCCCGGCGACATATTCGTCCTCGGGGGCAAGACCTACAGGTTCCTCAGGGCTGACGGCATGAAGGTTTACGTGGAGCCCGCCGAGAACGAGAGGCCCACGGTGCCGAGCTGGTTCAGCGAGATGCTGCCCCTGGCCTTCGACAGCGCCCTCCTGGTCGGGGAGTTCAGGGAGAGGGTTGGGGAGCTCATAGCCCAGGGCAAGTTAGACGAGGCCAGGAGGATGCTCGTGGAGGAGTACAGGCTGGAGCCCCACGCCGCCGAGGAGGTAATTCAGTACGTGTGGGAGCAGCTGGCCTACACCGGCGTCGTGCCGGGCAGGAGGAACATACTCATAGAGTACTTCCAGGGCGACGAGGGCGAGTGGAGCATAGCCTTCCACACCCTCTTCGGCAGGAGGACCAACGACGCACTCTCCAGGGCCTACGGCGCGGTGCTTTCCGACAGGCTCAACGTGCCCGTCAAGGTCTCGGTCACGGACAACGCCTTCATGCTCACCTACGAGGGCAGGGAGCCGGACGAGGGCCTCATAAGGTACCTGCTGAGCTCCGTGAGGAGCGACAACCTCAGGCAGCTCCTCGAGGGCGCCGTGGTGAGGACTGAGATGATGAGGAGGAGGTTCAGGCACGTGGCCCAGAGGAGCTTCATGATACTGAGGAGGTACAGGGGGCACGAGAGGAGCCCGGAGAGGATGCAGCTCTCGGCGCAGAAGCTGCTCGACGTCATGCTTGAGGAGATGCCGGGCAGCCCAGTCATAAGGGAGACCTACAGGGAGATACTTGAGGACTACATGGACATACAGGACGCGGGGAGGGTCCTCAGGTGGATAGAGGGCGGCGAGGTCAAGGTCACCGTAAGGGGGCCGCTGCCATACCCGTCGCCCTTCGCGCACAACCTGTTCATAAAGGAGTACAGCGACGTGGTGCTCATGGAGGACAAGCAGAGGATAATGGCGTACCTCCACGACAGGATAATGGAGTACCTGAGGTCAAAGGGCAAGGTCCTGGAGGAGGGCGTCCAGCAGGCCCAGGGCGAGGAGGCTCACACGTAG
- a CDS encoding DUF2208 domain-containing protein, producing MAYMEKMGRMVALNQLYILIYSALAAVIGINVYLFLLIFVFIAISMFVQSILMSSGLNEKSSYVAEVLSGKRLFHEDNTRAIQSKDTLIYVDLQEQTKFSLYTTLGILIGLAYFFVLWRYVPDLAAYLSLELFGRQIKDVGIEYLRLLLFIAFLLYFEGYFVINQGIMMWSLSRIKKLPALNVPTSYIVTDKGIVIKGLITTKGIRFPLPPDIEVVLNKDRRFVELTRQGKRTVTRLRLYTKNPEKLYEIIRKVAFPASSRGQES from the coding sequence ATGGCCTACATGGAGAAGATGGGCAGAATGGTGGCGCTGAACCAGCTCTACATATTGATATACAGCGCCCTGGCGGCGGTCATAGGCATAAACGTGTACCTCTTCCTGCTCATATTCGTGTTCATAGCCATAAGCATGTTCGTGCAGAGCATACTCATGAGCAGCGGCCTCAACGAGAAGTCCTCCTACGTGGCCGAGGTGCTCTCCGGCAAGAGGCTCTTCCACGAGGACAACACTAGGGCCATACAGAGCAAGGACACGCTGATATATGTCGACCTTCAGGAGCAGACGAAGTTCTCCCTCTACACGACCCTCGGCATACTCATAGGCCTGGCCTACTTCTTCGTGCTGTGGAGGTACGTGCCTGACCTGGCCGCGTACCTGTCCCTGGAGCTCTTCGGGAGGCAGATAAAGGACGTGGGCATCGAGTACCTCAGGCTCCTCCTCTTCATAGCCTTCCTGCTCTACTTTGAGGGGTACTTCGTGATAAACCAGGGAATAATGATGTGGTCGCTCTCAAGGATAAAGAAGCTCCCCGCCCTCAACGTGCCGACCTCCTACATAGTTACCGACAAGGGCATAGTGATCAAGGGGCTGATCACTACAAAGGGCATAAGGTTCCCCCTGCCCCCCGACATAGAGGTGGTACTTAACAAGGACAGGAGGTTCGTGGAGCTCACAAGGCAGGGCAAGAGGACCGTGACGAGGCTGAGGCTCTACACTAAGAACCCCGAGAAGCTGTACGAGATAATAAGGAAGGTCGCCTTCCCGGCCTCCTCAAGGGGGCAGGAGTCCTAG
- a CDS encoding amidohydrolase family protein, which translates to MHSADGRFPEFGVDLGLHELVAPPDGLKYRLLSTLGPTETALGIWRTYRAAYELGVGLLVDFREGGGLGCLAAQRARSMVPDMDVLVLGTPGPSFPGWCQGLGLSSPLDYSEGVLRALTSQLRPSFTHVAEDPENRREGDLEVALRAGFTAIVHGTHLSRDDLQAIAEKGVPLVMCPRSNMWHGLRPPPVADAISLGVTLGLGSDNAAWNLPDPWGEAEEAMLIARSQGLRGAPAAVLEALMVGGYRAAGLEPRTVEEGRRLHAVLVDAYSTGILSAADTASAIVRRARAGLALRVDGSHLAYLSKAGVY; encoded by the coding sequence GTGCACAGCGCTGACGGCCGCTTCCCGGAGTTCGGCGTGGACCTGGGCCTTCACGAGCTCGTGGCCCCTCCTGATGGACTCAAGTACAGGCTGCTCTCCACGCTCGGCCCCACTGAGACGGCCCTGGGCATCTGGAGGACCTACAGGGCTGCCTACGAGCTCGGGGTCGGCCTCCTGGTCGACTTCAGGGAGGGGGGAGGCCTGGGGTGCCTCGCGGCCCAGAGGGCCAGGTCGATGGTGCCTGACATGGATGTGCTGGTGCTCGGCACCCCAGGGCCCTCGTTCCCCGGCTGGTGCCAGGGCCTTGGGCTCTCCAGCCCCCTCGACTACAGCGAGGGGGTGCTGAGGGCTCTCACGTCGCAGCTCAGGCCGTCGTTCACGCACGTGGCCGAGGACCCGGAGAACAGGAGGGAGGGAGACCTTGAGGTGGCCCTGAGGGCCGGCTTCACAGCAATAGTGCACGGCACCCACCTCTCGCGGGACGACCTTCAGGCGATCGCCGAGAAGGGGGTCCCCCTTGTCATGTGCCCCAGGAGCAACATGTGGCACGGCCTCAGGCCCCCTCCCGTGGCCGACGCCATAAGCCTCGGCGTCACCCTGGGCCTCGGCAGCGACAACGCCGCCTGGAACCTGCCTGACCCGTGGGGCGAGGCCGAGGAGGCCATGCTCATAGCCAGGTCCCAGGGCCTCAGGGGCGCCCCCGCCGCCGTCCTGGAGGCCCTCATGGTTGGAGGCTACAGGGCGGCGGGCCTTGAGCCGAGGACCGTTGAGGAGGGCAGGAGGCTCCACGCGGTCCTCGTGGACGCCTACAGCACCGGCATACTCTCGGCCGCGGACACTGCCTCGGCGATAGTTAGGAGGGCCAGGGCCGGCCTGGCCCTCAGGGTTGACGGCTCACATCTCGCTTACCTTTCCAAGGCCGGCGTCTATTAG
- a CDS encoding SCP2 sterol-binding domain-containing protein: protein MVTLDDVRKALQQLFSRAVEEVPEIRSWDKVYQFSVQGLGDFYVEIKSGALRVVEGRHPKPIATLTTTSDVLERMMSGQLDAMKAFLGGQLKITGDVLDTINLKKLIDAGLGKVSEM, encoded by the coding sequence TTGGTTACACTGGACGACGTTAGGAAGGCCCTCCAGCAGCTCTTCTCGAGGGCCGTGGAGGAGGTGCCGGAGATAAGGAGCTGGGACAAGGTCTACCAGTTCTCAGTGCAGGGCCTGGGGGACTTCTACGTTGAGATAAAGAGCGGCGCCCTTAGGGTGGTCGAGGGGAGGCACCCGAAGCCAATAGCGACCCTCACCACGACCTCCGACGTGCTGGAGAGGATGATGTCGGGCCAGCTCGACGCGATGAAGGCGTTCCTGGGAGGGCAGCTGAAGATAACCGGGGACGTGCTTGACACGATAAACCTGAAGAAGCTAATAGACGCCGGCCTTGGAAAGGTAAGCGAGATGTGA
- a CDS encoding thiolase domain-containing protein, translating into MRNVAIVGYGHTKFGVRNEVNLAELAYEAIREALEKAGLEPKDVEHVVVSNVGGWSSEPLPAVVVAEYAGLSGKPLHRVEAACASGSSALASAYEAVASGMADIALAVGVEKMNESPTPNVVELIGRAGNYFWEFQNFGLTFPGYYALYATAYMNKYGATEEDFCRVAVKNHYYASMNPKAQFPRKIDLETCMSSRYIAWPIKLYDSSPITDGAAAVVLASEEVAKKLTDSPVWIHSIGMASGTANLSRRDDFTGLMAAQLAARAAYKVAGLEAENTARYFDVAEVHDCFTIAEVMAYEDLGFVKRGEGYKLVREGQTYIGGLIPVNLSGGLKAKGHPLGATGISMAVELTKQLLHEVEPGRQATINKGMAVAHNVGGTGHYAYVTVLGLEKPRGR; encoded by the coding sequence TTGAGGAACGTGGCAATAGTGGGATACGGCCACACGAAGTTCGGGGTCAGGAACGAGGTGAACCTGGCCGAGCTAGCCTACGAGGCCATAAGGGAGGCCCTCGAGAAGGCGGGCCTGGAGCCTAAGGACGTGGAGCACGTGGTCGTCTCAAACGTGGGCGGCTGGAGCAGCGAGCCCCTGCCTGCCGTGGTGGTTGCAGAGTACGCCGGGCTCTCCGGCAAGCCCCTGCACAGGGTGGAGGCCGCCTGCGCCTCCGGCTCCTCAGCCCTGGCCTCGGCCTACGAGGCCGTGGCCTCAGGCATGGCAGACATAGCACTCGCGGTTGGAGTTGAGAAGATGAACGAGAGCCCGACCCCCAACGTGGTGGAGCTCATAGGCAGGGCCGGCAACTACTTCTGGGAGTTCCAGAACTTCGGCCTGACCTTCCCCGGCTACTACGCCCTCTACGCCACGGCCTACATGAACAAGTACGGGGCCACGGAGGAGGACTTCTGCAGGGTCGCCGTCAAGAACCACTACTACGCCAGCATGAACCCCAAGGCGCAGTTCCCGAGGAAGATAGACCTCGAGACTTGCATGAGCAGCAGGTACATAGCCTGGCCCATAAAGCTCTACGACTCCTCGCCCATAACCGACGGGGCCGCCGCGGTGGTCCTGGCGAGCGAGGAGGTCGCCAAGAAGCTGACCGACTCGCCGGTGTGGATACACTCCATAGGCATGGCCTCGGGCACGGCGAACCTGTCCAGGAGGGACGACTTCACTGGGCTCATGGCGGCCCAGCTGGCGGCCAGGGCGGCCTACAAGGTGGCCGGCCTTGAGGCTGAGAACACCGCAAGGTACTTTGACGTGGCCGAGGTCCACGACTGCTTCACCATAGCTGAGGTCATGGCCTACGAGGACCTGGGCTTCGTGAAGCGCGGCGAGGGCTACAAGCTTGTCAGGGAGGGGCAGACCTACATAGGCGGCCTCATACCGGTCAACCTCAGCGGGGGGCTCAAGGCCAAGGGGCACCCGCTGGGGGCCACGGGGATAAGCATGGCGGTTGAGCTGACCAAGCAGCTCCTCCACGAGGTGGAGCCCGGGAGGCAGGCCACCATAAACAAGGGCATGGCCGTGGCACACAACGTCGGCGGCACGGGCCACTACGCCTACGTCACCGTGCTGGGCCTCGAGAAGCCCAGGGGGAGGTGA